The nucleotide sequence ATCTTCTGGGTACATAGGGATCATTAGCCGGTATTTGAGAATGGTTCTATATTCTACTGCCGACATGCATTGTCCTAACCCCTCAATCGGGATAACGGTAAAAAATTCCTGAGCATGGGGACCCTTCAGACACTCAAACACCGCTTCTGGCGGGGTGACAAATCAAAAGCTTCTCCCAGGCTTTGAGCGATTTTGCTAAAAAGtgcattcgccaaagttttttGCGGCTTCGAGGGGGCGGTGTCCTTGTTAGAGAAACCGCCAATATCCAAGTCTGGGAGAGAGACATTTAAGCGTAATAAAATGGGAggctaaaatataattattgtttaaaagattaatttaccctcattttaggggcgtatttataaattaagagggaaaaagttcttattttttggctatcttagggcatgtttggctaagcttttcaaaaTGACTTATTGGCTTATTGACTTCTCAAAAAGCCAATAAGCTCCTTATAGTGTTTGGCAAGTTAAAATTGCTTTTAGAAATGACTTTTTGACATGaataaaaaggagtttttgaAAAGTTATAAATTTGTGACTTCTTGAGCAGATTATAGCTTTTCAACCAacaaattaccaatataccctttaATTTTTAACAGCCGTTATATTTGTATATCTGTGCCTACAAACATTTCCATATCATCGTTCCTCTCCACCCCTGTGTTCTACCGTAACAAGCAGCCGCCACAGCTCCACCTCCCGGCTTCCTTTTCCGGCGGCTCCACCTCCGGCTCCTTTTCCAGCGGCTCTACCTTCGTCCGGCTCCTTTTCCGGCGGCTCCACCTCCGGCTCCTTTTCCGGCGGCTCCGCCTCCGCTAGAGCCAGTTCCTTCTCCACCGCAGCAGGTATGTTTCAATTCACAGCGATTGCCAATCGCCACCATATTTGTTTAATTTGTTTCCAATTGGATCTGTTTGGTGTTCGATGTGATCTGTTCTCTTTGTCGAAGCATGTTAAAGCTGTTAATACATCTGTTAATCGCATGCTATTTGTTAATGTTAAAGCTGTTAATGCATATGTTAATGAATCTGTTAATGGATCTTTTGAAATTGCATGTTAATGCATCTGTTAATGCATGTTAAAGCTGTTAATGGATCTATTTGAAGTGAAGCTTTCAAAAACAAAATGCATCTGTTAATGCATATGTTAATGCATCTGTTAATGGATATATTTGAAATTGCATTGTAATGCATTTGTTAATGCATGTTAAAGCTGTTAATGGATCTATTTGAAGTGAAGCTTTCAAAAAAAAATGCATCTGTTAATGCATATGTTATCTGTTAATGGATCTGTTTGCTGTTGCTGGATCTGTTTGCTTGTTGCTGGATCTGTTTGCTTTATTGTATCCGTATGCAAGTGTAAAAACAAAATTAATGCATGTTTTTGCTGTTTCGTTGCTGTATCGGTTGGATTAATCAGATTTGGATCCATTTTTATGCGTATATGTATCAGATAATGTATGCTTACCACACAAATGTTGTTGATTGTGAAACGTCAACTAAAAAGAATAAACCAAAATTCTTGTGGAATAATGATGCGTTTATGGACTTTGTCGAAGCTTGCAAGCTTGAATGTATAAAAGGGAATAAACCTTGTGGTCACTTTAATAAGATTGGGTGGGAGAATATAGAAAAAACCATGAACGAAAAAACCGGCAAAGTCTTTGATAGAAAACAACTTAAAAACAAATGGGACTCCATGAAAAAAGATTGGAAGCTTTATGACCGCTTAATAAGGCTTGAAACTGGGATCAGTGGGACAAGAAGCTTAATCGAGGCATCAGATGAGTGGTGGGAGGAGAAAATAAAGGTAAGTTATTAATTAATGAATTTGTAATTGCAACTTGAAAATCCATTAATCAACCGTCTTATCTCGTAGGTAAATAAAGACTTTGTCAAATTTAAGGGTGCAAATTTGGAAATATTCGTGTCGCATTATGCTCCTTTATTTCGGGATTGTGTTGTCGTTGGGGATCAAACTCAGACGCCGTTGCAATTTTTAAACGATAACAATCCGAGCGATGTTCGACTCGAGGAAAACGTGGAGGGGAAAGGAGATAGTGATGAAATTAATTTAGGTGATGATGAGCCTATGTTTACCAGTTTCGTTGAAAGTAGTTCGAGATGTTGCCAACAAACGTTCAACCAAGAGTAAAACTTCATCTTTTGAGGAAAAGCTAGATGTTGTACTTGATGCCTTATCAACAAAAAGCACTCAAACGTTTCCACCAAATGGTCCCTCGGCTACAATAGCGGATTGCATGAACATTGTCGTCACTTTTCCCGACTTTGAAGAAGGTTCAAAAAAGTATTCACAAGCCTTGCGTGTCTTCATCAAAAAGCAAAACCGTGAAGCTTTTATGTATCCAACGACTCATGAAGCAAAGATGGAGTTCCTTAAGTTACTTATGGAAGAATGACTTATTTGATAGTTTGACGTTTTAATTTCTGTGATCGTTTGACATTATGTGTTTGACATTTTAATTTATGCTATCGTTTGACATTTAAATATATGTGATCGTTTGACATTATGTGTTGTTTGACGTTTTAATTTATGCTATGGTTTGACATTTAAATATATGTGATCGTTTGACATTTATACAAGATGGATAGTGACTACTCTGATTCAGATGACAGTGATGAAGAGTATATGGATGATGAGGTTATAGGATTTAAAAGGTTATGTGCCGAAGTTGTGAAAGGGATTATACTAGCTCGTAATTTGCGTATCGCGCGAACACCATGTCACACTTCGGAACGCACTGGGCACCAGTTTATTAATGAAATTCTTAATGGCCATCCGAGACGGTGTTCTGATATGTTTCGGCTGAACATACCTGTTTTTAAACAGTTATGCGTTGATCTTGTCACTAAATACGGATTGGAACAAACACGTTATGTGTCTATTGAGGAGTCGGTCGGAATCTTATTGATGACCTTGGCTCATGGATGTACAAATAGGTTCGTGCAAGAATCTTTTAATCATTCCGGGGAAACAATTCATAGACATTTCTATAGAGTTTTGGCAGCCGTGCTTAGGATGAGTGCTGATATCATCAAGCCAGCCGCAAACTATAATGATGAAGTACCTGCACATATATTAAACAATCCTCGGTATTATCCAATGTTCGAGGTATTATCTAATGCTCGATGTATCTAATGCTACAATTACTTTAATAAATGATTTAAATATGATATCATTTTGTATTTGTAGAACTGCATTGGCGCTATAGACGGGACACACGTGAGGGCATCAGTTCCATTGAACGAACAACCGAAGTACATTGGTCGAAAGGGATACGCTACACAAAATATAATGGTTGTGTGTGATTTTaacatgtgttttacatttgtgtGGGCCGGATGGGAGGGGACTGCACATGACACGAGAATTTTCAATGAAGCGTTAGAGACGCCGGAACTTCAATTTCCACATCCCACGGGTGGTTAGTATAATTCTAGTAATGTCATTTTTATGCTTTTAATACTTATTTAAAACGAATAACAACTGTTTTTTTATTTGCAGATAAATATTATGTTGTTGATGTCGGATACCCAAATACTAGAGGGTATCTTGCTCCATACAAAGGTACGAACATTCGTTATCATATACCGGATTTTCGACGTGCACAAACTAGTGCTATGCGTGCTCCTCGCGGACCCAAAGAGACCAATAAACTATTACCACTCATCATTGCGAAATATCATTGAACGTACTTTTGGAGTGTGGAAAGCTAGGTGGGCGTTATTGAGAGATATGCATGTTAATTTCACGTACGAACACCAAGTGAGTATTGTGATGGCGTCGATGGCAATCCATAACTATATTAGAAAGGCCGGTGGGTTTGATAAAGCATTTGATAGGGCACAACGAGAATCGTACAGGCCTAGACGAGGTGGTACTAGCGATGAAGTTCGCGAAGAAGTTCAGGCTACACGCCGTACAAGTGATGATGATATGTATATGTCAGCGATCCGAGATATCATTGCGGGGGATATAATGACATTGCAGAGATGAACATGACATCATTTCAATTGTATGGATGAATGTACTATGAGAACTATGGTGGTATTATTGTGTTTTAACTTTTGTAAAagacatattttttattttgtaggttttttttattaaattaaactTTTTATTAagagaaaagaaacaaaaaagctaagccaaacacttttttaaaaaacaacttattgacttattaaagaatgtccattttagtcattttacatcaataagcttagccaaacactttttaaaaaacaacttattgacttattggcttttcccaccCCAAAAGCTAATTCAAacacttttttttaaaaactccttttcaaaaagtcTTTTTCCCAAAAGTCGTTTTAACtctaataagcttagccaaacatgcccttaaaaTGTCCCTATCTCAtgaattataatatattaaagatAATTTGATCAGAGAATTATGGGTGTTTATGATTCAATTTTCACCTTTTTTGGTTAAATCGTAAGCTAAAACGTTAGTAACAATTTTTtattaatgaaaataaaaaacgAATCATTGAGATTTAAATCTAACCTAACATTTACTAATGATTTGGTTTCATAGTTTAAGTCGCCTTTATATAAAACCAGTGATGATGGAAGACTAGGCGAATAGGTGAAGATCGCTAGTTCGAttcttgaactgagcgggttttatcTCATCGCACCGTCGTGCTTTCGGGCGAGTGTTCATGGGCTTCGGCCCTAGACGCGGGTTTTTCGCAGTtcgaaggcgagtgtatcccgatgtggtgaattttgCTAGTAGCCCATTTGTAAGATTCgttggtcgttcaaaaaaatatatataaaactagTGGGATATTACGCACTTCGTGGCGGACTTTCGATCGATATCGATTCGGTAAGTAACAACACCGTTACGATACTTGGACTCGGTATAGCAACCGAAAGAGGTACAAATAACCACCGACATCGGTACCGATGTTGTCCAAACAACATCAGTTTTTTTTGGCACGGTACACGACCTGAATGGATATCGACACGTGTTTTTTATCGATCGAAAATGTTAATTTACTTTGAAATAGCCATATACTGGTATTGGATCCGATAATACAAATATCGGTACCACTATTATACTCTTTTAAATAGaactttatttacaaaaattctatttaactatttaaacaaaacaaataaataaaagcGTTGTTGTAACTAGTGGTTGCAAATAAGGAATTGTAAATTAATATAAGAAATAATGTATTcctattttcttttatataatagGGATAGTTAACAAATAAAGGGATAAAATATGTGAATGTTATAAcatttaatatattttatatatgtcATTCATACATCAAAAAGGTATCATATATTCTTTTATCTCACATGGGTGCATTTGTGAGTCACCTACAAGTTACTTTAATTTTATTGTAgctatcttcttcaagtatataTATAATAACTAGTGGGGTGCCTGTGCGATACGACACGAGTGACATTTTGTATTGTGGTACTCGTTTCTGATAGTTTGTTTATGCGTATAATATTTTTACAAGAGTTTAGAAACGCCAAATTAGTATAACTTGATCCCAAATAAAATATCATTGGAACTCCTTAGCGATAAAATAGATATTACAGAATTAGCTAAAAGGCTTTCCAATTTGTTAATAGTTAAATATATTCATAAGTTGATGCATCTAGCAAACTGAGCATTAATCTTGGAATGGAGAAAAtatgtgaaggggtatggtcccaaaaagccgcgcagaccTTCCTCCAGGCCGCGCgcaggaccatactccttaatcaGCAATAGGGTCAATCTTAACCCCGCCCGGGTTACTTCAACAAGTATTGACATCACGCAAGGTCTAAACAAGAGAAAAACACAAGCTCAACACTTAGTATCCTGAAGACGAGCCCCCAACCATCTATATCCTGCGCAGGCCAGTTCCATGTACAACAAGGGCCGCGCAGGGAATGGCGCAGGGCCACTTCAGAAGGTACTAAACGTACACGTGGCAGAAGAAAAGAGCCAATCCGCATCCTCCAGGCTCTGCgcaatcgtgctccacgatcatctgacgtgcaggagacagAAAGTACTTAAGGACCcttacgtggcaccaatcacagggcagagacacctgccccacgatctccacttacctgctgatggcagagggacaacaaggccgacaacagtgacacgtggctccattcacggtgcgccagcaccggagaacttctagaagccactaacggtcgacaccagtgagacaaggagCATATCCGCCGTGTTttcgccttccggcccaaggcccatcagcccacatcttcttacacctctccggctataaatagagaccttggTTCACAGGTTAAGCATTATATTCCCTCCACTCTCACTCTTTACACACTTTACTCTCctcaaagcagatacttattctcacgccggagtctggttaagagggaaacccccatattcccctcttaacgagctaacggtgttctgttttgcaggattaacggatcattaaggagctcagaaagtgataagaagattaacccttatggtagaaacataaaccaaactaatcaaCCCTAAAATTAGTtacgtgtttcttcattggcgccca is from Helianthus annuus cultivar XRQ/B chromosome 9, HanXRQr2.0-SUNRISE, whole genome shotgun sequence and encodes:
- the LOC110875690 gene encoding L10-interacting MYB domain-containing protein-like, with the protein product MDLFAVAGSVCLLLDLFALLYPYASIMYAYHTNVVDCETSTKKNKPKFLWNNDAFMDFVEACKLECIKGNKPCGHFNKIGWENIEKTMNEKTGKVFDRKQLKNKWDSMKKDWKLYDRLIRLETGISGTRSLIEASDEWWEEKIKVNKDFVKFKGANLEIFVSHYAPLFRDCVVVGDQTQTPLQFLNDNNPSDVRLEENVEGKGDISLKVVRDVANKRSTKSKTSSFEEKLDVVLDALSTKSTQTFPPNGPSATIADCMNIVVTFPDFEEGSKKYSQALRVFIKKQNREAFMYPTTHEAKMEFLKLLMEE
- the LOC110874326 gene encoding uncharacterized protein LOC110874326, whose product is MVVCDFNMCFTFVWAGWEGTAHDTRIFNEALETPELQFPHPTGDKYYVVDVGYPNTRGYLAPYKGTNIRYHIPDFRRAQTSAMRAPRGPKETNKLLPLIIAKYH